One part of the Streptomyces lienomycini genome encodes these proteins:
- a CDS encoding MarR family winged helix-turn-helix transcriptional regulator: MDYSHSDTELIRQPIGYWSWAAYKAVVTRTRAALAELGTTQPQWWVLAQVARADTPKTRAEVSGLLRNYLDAGPEAMESEIDATIGAGWIVQAGDTPDGRLTLTPEGRTFFERAAAVQGDLWTERHAGISDEEYLTTMKVLQRFIHNTGGRAWHH, encoded by the coding sequence ATGGACTACTCGCACAGCGACACGGAACTCATCCGCCAGCCCATCGGCTACTGGTCCTGGGCGGCGTACAAGGCCGTCGTCACCCGCACCCGGGCGGCCCTCGCCGAACTCGGCACGACCCAGCCACAGTGGTGGGTCCTCGCCCAGGTGGCCCGCGCGGACACCCCGAAGACCCGCGCCGAGGTGTCCGGCCTCCTGCGGAACTACCTCGACGCGGGCCCGGAGGCGATGGAGTCGGAGATCGACGCGACGATCGGGGCGGGCTGGATCGTCCAGGCCGGCGACACCCCCGACGGCCGCCTGACCCTCACCCCCGAGGGGAGGACGTTCTTCGAGCGGGCCGCCGCCGTCCAGGGCGACCTGTGGACGGAACGCCACGCCGGGATCTCCGACGAGGAGTACCTGACGACGATGAAGGTGCTCCAGCGCTTCATCCACAACACGGGCGGCCGCGCCTGGCACCACTAG
- a CDS encoding nitroreductase/quinone reductase family protein, with amino-acid sequence MPTSFHQSVIDEFRAHEGKVGGPFEGGDLLLLTTTGARSGASRTTPLGYVRHGKALVVVGSNLGGPRHPGWYHNLLARPVVRVEVGTSSFEALAVPAEGARREELFAHVVRAVPGYGDYQARTSRPLPVVVLERAEPEKWEGRPREVRTLADKLLEVHTWLRGQVRQVRAETEAHFAAPGEAGRPPGLGLQIRQRCLAFCQALEFHHVSEDGHLFPGIARHHPHLTDVFDRLADEHRTVARIQGELADLLAGIAVAEPRRFRAALEEMSARLDAHFDYEEEVLLPLLADVPWPPPGLPGPTGATTAP; translated from the coding sequence ATGCCCACGTCGTTCCACCAGTCCGTCATCGACGAGTTCCGCGCCCACGAGGGGAAGGTCGGCGGCCCCTTCGAGGGCGGCGACCTGCTTCTGCTGACCACCACCGGCGCCAGGTCGGGTGCCTCGCGGACCACTCCGCTCGGGTACGTCCGCCACGGGAAGGCCCTGGTCGTGGTCGGCTCCAACCTCGGTGGGCCGCGGCACCCCGGCTGGTACCACAACCTGCTCGCCCGTCCCGTCGTCCGGGTGGAGGTGGGCACGTCCAGCTTCGAGGCGCTGGCGGTGCCCGCCGAAGGTGCCCGGCGCGAGGAGCTGTTCGCGCACGTCGTACGGGCGGTGCCCGGCTACGGCGACTACCAGGCCCGCACCAGCAGGCCGCTGCCGGTCGTGGTGCTGGAGCGGGCCGAGCCCGAGAAGTGGGAGGGGCGGCCCCGAGAGGTGCGCACCCTCGCCGACAAGCTCCTGGAGGTGCACACCTGGCTGCGGGGGCAGGTGCGGCAGGTGCGGGCCGAGACCGAGGCCCACTTCGCGGCCCCGGGGGAGGCCGGTAGGCCGCCGGGGCTCGGGCTGCAGATCCGGCAGCGCTGCCTCGCCTTCTGCCAGGCGCTGGAATTCCACCACGTCAGCGAGGACGGGCACCTGTTCCCCGGAATCGCCCGCCACCACCCCCACCTGACCGACGTCTTCGACCGGCTCGCCGACGAACACCGCACGGTCGCCCGCATCCAGGGCGAGCTGGCGGACCTGCTGGCGGGTATCGCGGTCGCCGAGCCGCGACGTTTCCGGGCCGCGCTGGAGGAGATGTCCGCGCGGCTCGACGCGCACTTCGACTACGAGGAGGAGGTGCTGCTCCCCCTGCTGGCCGACGTGCCGTGGCCGCCGCCCGGACTGCCCGGGCCGACCGGCGCGACGACCGCGCCTTAG
- the hemB gene encoding porphobilinogen synthase: MTTYGSFPGTRPRRLRTTPVMRRMVAETRLHPADFILPAFVREGVREPVPIAAMPGVVQHTRDTLKKAAAEAVEAGISGIMLFGVPEEENKDALGTAGTDPDGILQVALRDVRAEVGDELLVMSDLCLDEFTDHGHCGVLDDQGRVDNDATLERYAEMAQVQADAGAHVVGPSGMMDGQIGVVRDALDQIGREDVAILAYTAKYASAFYGPFREAVGSSLKGDRKTYQQDGANVRESMRELALDLEEGADMVMVKPAGPYLDILAKVAEASDVPVAAYQISGEYSMIEAAAEKGWIERDRAILETLTGIKRAGASNILTYWATEVARTLR, encoded by the coding sequence ATGACGACGTACGGATCCTTCCCCGGCACCCGGCCCCGGCGGCTGCGGACCACCCCCGTGATGCGTCGGATGGTCGCCGAGACCCGGCTGCACCCCGCCGACTTCATCCTTCCCGCCTTCGTCCGCGAGGGCGTGCGCGAGCCGGTGCCGATCGCGGCGATGCCCGGCGTCGTCCAGCACACGCGGGACACCCTGAAGAAGGCGGCCGCCGAGGCGGTGGAGGCCGGGATCTCCGGGATCATGCTCTTCGGGGTGCCGGAGGAGGAGAACAAGGACGCCCTCGGGACGGCGGGCACCGATCCGGACGGGATCCTCCAGGTCGCGCTGCGCGACGTGCGGGCCGAGGTGGGGGACGAACTGCTCGTCATGTCCGACCTCTGTCTCGACGAGTTCACCGACCACGGGCACTGCGGGGTCCTCGACGACCAGGGCCGCGTCGACAACGACGCCACGCTCGAGCGGTACGCCGAGATGGCGCAGGTCCAGGCCGACGCGGGCGCCCATGTCGTCGGGCCCAGCGGGATGATGGACGGCCAGATCGGCGTCGTCCGCGATGCCCTCGACCAGATCGGCCGGGAGGACGTCGCGATCCTCGCGTACACCGCCAAGTACGCCTCCGCCTTCTACGGGCCCTTCCGCGAGGCCGTCGGTTCCTCGCTCAAGGGGGACCGGAAGACCTACCAGCAGGACGGCGCCAACGTGCGCGAGTCGATGCGGGAACTGGCGCTGGACCTGGAGGAGGGCGCCGACATGGTGATGGTCAAGCCGGCCGGGCCCTACCTCGACATCCTCGCCAAGGTCGCCGAGGCCTCGGACGTGCCCGTCGCCGCCTACCAGATCTCCGGCGAGTACTCGATGATCGAGGCCGCCGCCGAGAAGGGCTGGATCGAACGGGACCGGGCCATCCTGGAGACCCTCACCGGGATCAAGCGGGCCGGCGCGAGCAACATCCTGACGTACTGGGCGACCGAGGTCGCTCGCACGCTGCGCTGA
- a CDS encoding DUF4232 domain-containing protein gives MSARTTRTRLFAATTVALAALSLTACEGDELTGSPAPASSTSADGNATQAPAGAKDDTGDAGSKGSTGSTGSNGSSGSNGSNASAGNGDTSNSGSGGSGSAADKGSGKGSEKGSDNGSDSGLPGKCSASDVRITAANAPRPLNHLLLTATNTGSKTCALPPYPTPRFGEAQAVPPVAESSKPQSLTTLAPGESGYAGVRLSSGDGSGEGGYDTNTLTIPFEDGSIARVKLPSGGVYVDSTLTVTYWQTSAANALEY, from the coding sequence ATGTCCGCACGCACCACCCGCACCCGCCTGTTCGCCGCCACCACGGTCGCGCTGGCCGCACTCTCCCTGACGGCCTGCGAGGGCGACGAACTCACGGGCTCCCCGGCGCCCGCCTCCTCCACGTCGGCGGACGGGAACGCCACCCAGGCGCCGGCCGGCGCGAAGGACGACACCGGCGACGCTGGTTCAAAGGGTTCGACCGGATCCACCGGCTCGAACGGCTCCTCCGGCTCGAACGGCTCGAACGCTTCCGCCGGCAACGGCGACACGTCGAACTCCGGCAGCGGCGGCTCCGGTTCCGCCGCCGACAAGGGCTCCGGCAAGGGCTCCGAGAAGGGCTCGGACAACGGCTCCGACTCGGGCCTGCCCGGGAAGTGCTCCGCGTCCGACGTACGCATCACCGCGGCGAACGCGCCCCGCCCCCTCAACCACCTGCTGCTGACCGCCACCAACACCGGTTCGAAGACCTGCGCGCTGCCCCCGTACCCGACGCCCCGCTTCGGCGAGGCCCAGGCGGTGCCGCCGGTCGCCGAGTCCAGCAAGCCGCAGTCGCTGACGACGCTGGCCCCCGGCGAGTCCGGCTACGCCGGCGTACGGCTGTCCTCCGGCGACGGCAGCGGCGAGGGCGGCTACGACACGAACACCCTCACCATCCCCTTCGAGGACGGCTCCATCGCCAGGGTCAAGCTGCCCTCCGGCGGCGTGTACGTCGACAGCACCCTGACGGTCACCTACTGGCAGACCAGCGCCGCCAACGCGCTCGAGTACTGA
- a CDS encoding SRPBCC family protein has protein sequence MNSTGKESRHLGIHIDRSAADVYAYASDPANLPAWAHGLGATIEKVADTWIADSSPLGRVTVAFTPDNDLGVLDHRVTLPSGETVHNPVRVIADGTGSEVVFTLRRQPGTTDADFERDAGLVAADLARLKGLLESD, from the coding sequence ATGAACAGCACCGGCAAGGAGTCCCGCCACCTCGGCATCCACATCGACCGCAGCGCGGCCGACGTCTACGCCTACGCCTCGGATCCGGCCAACCTGCCCGCGTGGGCCCACGGCCTCGGCGCGACCATCGAGAAGGTCGCGGACACCTGGATCGCGGACTCCTCTCCGCTGGGCCGGGTCACGGTCGCCTTCACCCCGGACAACGACCTGGGCGTACTCGACCACCGCGTCACGCTCCCCTCGGGGGAGACCGTCCACAACCCGGTCCGCGTCATCGCCGACGGCACCGGGAGCGAGGTGGTGTTCACCCTCCGCCGACAGCCGGGGACGACCGACGCCGACTTCGAGCGCGACGCCGGCCTGGTCGCCGCCGACCTGGCCCGGCTCAAGGGGCTGCTGGAGTCCGACTAA